One Equus asinus isolate D_3611 breed Donkey chromosome 19, EquAss-T2T_v2, whole genome shotgun sequence genomic region harbors:
- the PRKAG3 gene encoding 5'-AMP-activated protein kinase subunit gamma-3 isoform X4: MSFLEQGDSISWPSPAVTASSERSHGTQGPEALSWTKQKAVEAEELSGPEEGPQSRPAAESTGLEATFPEATPLAQAAPLAGVNTPPPERDILPSDCASSSTGSSTDDLDLGIEFSATAGWGCELGLVEETPARYPSPRALLPRLGWDDELQKPGAQVYMHFMQEHTCYDAMATSSKLVIFDTTLEIKKAFFALVANGVRAAPLWDSKKQSFVGMLTITDFILVLHRYYRSPLVQIYEIEEHKIETWREIYLQGCFKPLVSISPSDSLFEAVYTLIKNRIHRLPVLDPVSGAVLHILTHKRLLKFLHIFGTLLPRPSFLSRTIQDLGIGTFRDLAVVLETAPLLTALDIFVDRRVSALPVVNEEGQVVGLYSRFDVIHLAAQQTYNHLDVSVGEALRQRTVCLEGVLSCQPHESLGEVIDRIAREQVHRLVLVDETQHLLGVVSLSDILQALVLSPAGIDALGA, from the exons ATGAGCTTCTTAGAGCAAGGAGATAGCATTTCATGGCCATCACCAGCCGTGACCGCCAGTTCAGAAAGAAGCCATGGAACACAGGGGCCCGAGGCCTTGAGTTGGACAAAGCAAAAGGCTGTGGAGGCAGAGGAGCTGTCAGGCCCGGAGGAAG GTCCCCAATCCAGGCCGGCTGCTGAATCCACCGGGCTGGAGGCCACATTCCCCGAGGCCACACCCTTGGCCCAAGCTGCTCCCTTGGCCGGGGTAAACACTCCACCACCAGAAAGGGACATCCTCCCCAGTGACTGTGCATCCTCATCCACTGGCTCCAGCACAGATGATCTGGACCTGGGCATAGAGTTCTCAGCCACAGCAGGCTGGGGGTGTGAGCTCGGCCTGGTGGAAGAGACGCCTGCCCGGTACCCATCCCCGCGGGCCCTCttacccaggctgggctgggacgACGAGCTGCAGAAGCCAGGGGCCCAAGTCTACATGCACTTCATGCAGGAGCACACCTGCTACGATGCCATGGCAACCAGCTCCAAGCTGGTCATCTTCGACACCACACTGGAG ATCAAGAAGGCCTTCTTTGCCCTGGTGGCCAACGGCGTCCGGGCGGCACCTCTGTGGGACAGCAAGAAGCAGAGCTTTGTGG GGATGCTGACCATCACGGACTTCATCCTGGTGCTGCATCGCTATTACAGGTCCCCCCTG GTCCAGATCTATGAGATTGAAGAACATAAGATTGAGACCTGGAGGG AGATCTATCTTCAAGGCTGCTTCAAGCCTCTGGTCTCCATCTCTCCCAGTGACAG CCTGTTCGAAGCCGTCTACACCCTCATCAAGAACCGGATCCACCGCCTGCCAGTCCTGGACCCGGTCTCGGGCGCcgtcctccacatcctcacacaCAAGCGGCTGCTCAAGTTCCTGCACATCTTT GGCACCCTGCTGCCCCGGCCCTCCTTCCTTTCCCGCACCATCCAGGATTTGGGCATCGGCACATTCCGAGACTTGGCCGTGGTGCTGGAAACAGCGCCCCTCCTGACCGCACTGGACATCTTTGTGGACCGGCGCGTCTCTGCGCTGCCTGTGGTCAATGAAGAGG gACAGGTCGTGGGCCTCTACTCTCGCTTTGATGTGATC caccTGGCTGCCCAGCAAACCTACAACCACCTGGACGTGAGCGTGGGAGAAGCACTGAGGCAGAGGACGGTGTGTCTGGAGGGAGTCCTTTCCTGCCAGCCCCACGAGAGCCTGGGGGAGGTCATCGACCGGATTGCCCGAGAGCAG GTACACCGGCTGGTGCTGGTGGACGAGACCCAGCACCTCCTGGGCGTGGTGTCCCTCTCTGACATCCTTCAGGCACTGGTGCTCAGCCCTGCTGGCATCGATGCTCTCGGTGCCTGA
- the PRKAG3 gene encoding 5'-AMP-activated protein kinase subunit gamma-3 isoform X3 has product MSFLEQGDSISWPSPAVTASSERSHGTQGPEALSWTKQKAVEAEELSGPEEGPQSRPAAESTGLEATFPEATPLAQAAPLAGVNTPPPERDILPSDCASSSTGSSTDDLDLGIEFSATAGWGCELGLVEETPARYPSPRALLPRLGWDDELQKPGAQVYMHFMQEHTCYDAMATSSKLVIFDTTLEIKKAFFALVANGVRAAPLWDSKKQSFVGMLTITDFILVLHRYYRSPLVQIYEIEEHKIETWREIYLQGCFKPLVSISPSDSLFEAVYTLIKNRIHRLPVLDPVSGAVLHILTHKRLLKFLHIFQGTLLPRPSFLSRTIQDLGIGTFRDLAVVLETAPLLTALDIFVDRRVSALPVVNEEGQVVGLYSRFDVIHLAAQQTYNHLDVSVGEALRQRTVCLEGVLSCQPHESLGEVIDRIAREQVHRLVLVDETQHLLGVVSLSDILQALVLSPAGIDALGA; this is encoded by the exons ATGAGCTTCTTAGAGCAAGGAGATAGCATTTCATGGCCATCACCAGCCGTGACCGCCAGTTCAGAAAGAAGCCATGGAACACAGGGGCCCGAGGCCTTGAGTTGGACAAAGCAAAAGGCTGTGGAGGCAGAGGAGCTGTCAGGCCCGGAGGAAG GTCCCCAATCCAGGCCGGCTGCTGAATCCACCGGGCTGGAGGCCACATTCCCCGAGGCCACACCCTTGGCCCAAGCTGCTCCCTTGGCCGGGGTAAACACTCCACCACCAGAAAGGGACATCCTCCCCAGTGACTGTGCATCCTCATCCACTGGCTCCAGCACAGATGATCTGGACCTGGGCATAGAGTTCTCAGCCACAGCAGGCTGGGGGTGTGAGCTCGGCCTGGTGGAAGAGACGCCTGCCCGGTACCCATCCCCGCGGGCCCTCttacccaggctgggctgggacgACGAGCTGCAGAAGCCAGGGGCCCAAGTCTACATGCACTTCATGCAGGAGCACACCTGCTACGATGCCATGGCAACCAGCTCCAAGCTGGTCATCTTCGACACCACACTGGAG ATCAAGAAGGCCTTCTTTGCCCTGGTGGCCAACGGCGTCCGGGCGGCACCTCTGTGGGACAGCAAGAAGCAGAGCTTTGTGG GGATGCTGACCATCACGGACTTCATCCTGGTGCTGCATCGCTATTACAGGTCCCCCCTG GTCCAGATCTATGAGATTGAAGAACATAAGATTGAGACCTGGAGGG AGATCTATCTTCAAGGCTGCTTCAAGCCTCTGGTCTCCATCTCTCCCAGTGACAG CCTGTTCGAAGCCGTCTACACCCTCATCAAGAACCGGATCCACCGCCTGCCAGTCCTGGACCCGGTCTCGGGCGCcgtcctccacatcctcacacaCAAGCGGCTGCTCAAGTTCCTGCACATCTTT CAGGGCACCCTGCTGCCCCGGCCCTCCTTCCTTTCCCGCACCATCCAGGATTTGGGCATCGGCACATTCCGAGACTTGGCCGTGGTGCTGGAAACAGCGCCCCTCCTGACCGCACTGGACATCTTTGTGGACCGGCGCGTCTCTGCGCTGCCTGTGGTCAATGAAGAGG gACAGGTCGTGGGCCTCTACTCTCGCTTTGATGTGATC caccTGGCTGCCCAGCAAACCTACAACCACCTGGACGTGAGCGTGGGAGAAGCACTGAGGCAGAGGACGGTGTGTCTGGAGGGAGTCCTTTCCTGCCAGCCCCACGAGAGCCTGGGGGAGGTCATCGACCGGATTGCCCGAGAGCAG GTACACCGGCTGGTGCTGGTGGACGAGACCCAGCACCTCCTGGGCGTGGTGTCCCTCTCTGACATCCTTCAGGCACTGGTGCTCAGCCCTGCTGGCATCGATGCTCTCGGTGCCTGA
- the PRKAG3 gene encoding 5'-AMP-activated protein kinase subunit gamma-3 isoform X2 has translation MEPELEHALCRTPSWSDLGGPEHQEMSFLEQGDSISWPSPAVTASSERSHGTQGPEALSWTKQKAVEAEELSGPEEGPQSRPAAESTGLEATFPEATPLAQAAPLAGVNTPPPERDILPSDCASSSTGSSTDDLDLGIEFSATAGWGCELGLVEETPARYPSPRALLPRLGWDDELQKPGAQVYMHFMQEHTCYDAMATSSKLVIFDTTLEIKKAFFALVANGVRAAPLWDSKKQSFVGMLTITDFILVLHRYYRSPLVQIYEIEEHKIETWREIYLQGCFKPLVSISPSDSLFEAVYTLIKNRIHRLPVLDPVSGAVLHILTHKRLLKFLHIFGTLLPRPSFLSRTIQDLGIGTFRDLAVVLETAPLLTALDIFVDRRVSALPVVNEEGQVVGLYSRFDVIHLAAQQTYNHLDVSVGEALRQRTVCLEGVLSCQPHESLGEVIDRIAREQVHRLVLVDETQHLLGVVSLSDILQALVLSPAGIDALGA, from the exons ATGGAGCCCGAGCTGGAGCACGCACTATGCAGG ACCCCATCCTGGAGCGACCTGGGGGGACCCGAGCATCAAG AGATGAGCTTCTTAGAGCAAGGAGATAGCATTTCATGGCCATCACCAGCCGTGACCGCCAGTTCAGAAAGAAGCCATGGAACACAGGGGCCCGAGGCCTTGAGTTGGACAAAGCAAAAGGCTGTGGAGGCAGAGGAGCTGTCAGGCCCGGAGGAAG GTCCCCAATCCAGGCCGGCTGCTGAATCCACCGGGCTGGAGGCCACATTCCCCGAGGCCACACCCTTGGCCCAAGCTGCTCCCTTGGCCGGGGTAAACACTCCACCACCAGAAAGGGACATCCTCCCCAGTGACTGTGCATCCTCATCCACTGGCTCCAGCACAGATGATCTGGACCTGGGCATAGAGTTCTCAGCCACAGCAGGCTGGGGGTGTGAGCTCGGCCTGGTGGAAGAGACGCCTGCCCGGTACCCATCCCCGCGGGCCCTCttacccaggctgggctgggacgACGAGCTGCAGAAGCCAGGGGCCCAAGTCTACATGCACTTCATGCAGGAGCACACCTGCTACGATGCCATGGCAACCAGCTCCAAGCTGGTCATCTTCGACACCACACTGGAG ATCAAGAAGGCCTTCTTTGCCCTGGTGGCCAACGGCGTCCGGGCGGCACCTCTGTGGGACAGCAAGAAGCAGAGCTTTGTGG GGATGCTGACCATCACGGACTTCATCCTGGTGCTGCATCGCTATTACAGGTCCCCCCTG GTCCAGATCTATGAGATTGAAGAACATAAGATTGAGACCTGGAGGG AGATCTATCTTCAAGGCTGCTTCAAGCCTCTGGTCTCCATCTCTCCCAGTGACAG CCTGTTCGAAGCCGTCTACACCCTCATCAAGAACCGGATCCACCGCCTGCCAGTCCTGGACCCGGTCTCGGGCGCcgtcctccacatcctcacacaCAAGCGGCTGCTCAAGTTCCTGCACATCTTT GGCACCCTGCTGCCCCGGCCCTCCTTCCTTTCCCGCACCATCCAGGATTTGGGCATCGGCACATTCCGAGACTTGGCCGTGGTGCTGGAAACAGCGCCCCTCCTGACCGCACTGGACATCTTTGTGGACCGGCGCGTCTCTGCGCTGCCTGTGGTCAATGAAGAGG gACAGGTCGTGGGCCTCTACTCTCGCTTTGATGTGATC caccTGGCTGCCCAGCAAACCTACAACCACCTGGACGTGAGCGTGGGAGAAGCACTGAGGCAGAGGACGGTGTGTCTGGAGGGAGTCCTTTCCTGCCAGCCCCACGAGAGCCTGGGGGAGGTCATCGACCGGATTGCCCGAGAGCAG GTACACCGGCTGGTGCTGGTGGACGAGACCCAGCACCTCCTGGGCGTGGTGTCCCTCTCTGACATCCTTCAGGCACTGGTGCTCAGCCCTGCTGGCATCGATGCTCTCGGTGCCTGA
- the PRKAG3 gene encoding 5'-AMP-activated protein kinase subunit gamma-3 isoform X1: MEPELEHALCRTPSWSDLGGPEHQEMSFLEQGDSISWPSPAVTASSERSHGTQGPEALSWTKQKAVEAEELSGPEEGPQSRPAAESTGLEATFPEATPLAQAAPLAGVNTPPPERDILPSDCASSSTGSSTDDLDLGIEFSATAGWGCELGLVEETPARYPSPRALLPRLGWDDELQKPGAQVYMHFMQEHTCYDAMATSSKLVIFDTTLEIKKAFFALVANGVRAAPLWDSKKQSFVGMLTITDFILVLHRYYRSPLVQIYEIEEHKIETWREIYLQGCFKPLVSISPSDSLFEAVYTLIKNRIHRLPVLDPVSGAVLHILTHKRLLKFLHIFQGTLLPRPSFLSRTIQDLGIGTFRDLAVVLETAPLLTALDIFVDRRVSALPVVNEEGQVVGLYSRFDVIHLAAQQTYNHLDVSVGEALRQRTVCLEGVLSCQPHESLGEVIDRIAREQVHRLVLVDETQHLLGVVSLSDILQALVLSPAGIDALGA, encoded by the exons ATGGAGCCCGAGCTGGAGCACGCACTATGCAGG ACCCCATCCTGGAGCGACCTGGGGGGACCCGAGCATCAAG AGATGAGCTTCTTAGAGCAAGGAGATAGCATTTCATGGCCATCACCAGCCGTGACCGCCAGTTCAGAAAGAAGCCATGGAACACAGGGGCCCGAGGCCTTGAGTTGGACAAAGCAAAAGGCTGTGGAGGCAGAGGAGCTGTCAGGCCCGGAGGAAG GTCCCCAATCCAGGCCGGCTGCTGAATCCACCGGGCTGGAGGCCACATTCCCCGAGGCCACACCCTTGGCCCAAGCTGCTCCCTTGGCCGGGGTAAACACTCCACCACCAGAAAGGGACATCCTCCCCAGTGACTGTGCATCCTCATCCACTGGCTCCAGCACAGATGATCTGGACCTGGGCATAGAGTTCTCAGCCACAGCAGGCTGGGGGTGTGAGCTCGGCCTGGTGGAAGAGACGCCTGCCCGGTACCCATCCCCGCGGGCCCTCttacccaggctgggctgggacgACGAGCTGCAGAAGCCAGGGGCCCAAGTCTACATGCACTTCATGCAGGAGCACACCTGCTACGATGCCATGGCAACCAGCTCCAAGCTGGTCATCTTCGACACCACACTGGAG ATCAAGAAGGCCTTCTTTGCCCTGGTGGCCAACGGCGTCCGGGCGGCACCTCTGTGGGACAGCAAGAAGCAGAGCTTTGTGG GGATGCTGACCATCACGGACTTCATCCTGGTGCTGCATCGCTATTACAGGTCCCCCCTG GTCCAGATCTATGAGATTGAAGAACATAAGATTGAGACCTGGAGGG AGATCTATCTTCAAGGCTGCTTCAAGCCTCTGGTCTCCATCTCTCCCAGTGACAG CCTGTTCGAAGCCGTCTACACCCTCATCAAGAACCGGATCCACCGCCTGCCAGTCCTGGACCCGGTCTCGGGCGCcgtcctccacatcctcacacaCAAGCGGCTGCTCAAGTTCCTGCACATCTTT CAGGGCACCCTGCTGCCCCGGCCCTCCTTCCTTTCCCGCACCATCCAGGATTTGGGCATCGGCACATTCCGAGACTTGGCCGTGGTGCTGGAAACAGCGCCCCTCCTGACCGCACTGGACATCTTTGTGGACCGGCGCGTCTCTGCGCTGCCTGTGGTCAATGAAGAGG gACAGGTCGTGGGCCTCTACTCTCGCTTTGATGTGATC caccTGGCTGCCCAGCAAACCTACAACCACCTGGACGTGAGCGTGGGAGAAGCACTGAGGCAGAGGACGGTGTGTCTGGAGGGAGTCCTTTCCTGCCAGCCCCACGAGAGCCTGGGGGAGGTCATCGACCGGATTGCCCGAGAGCAG GTACACCGGCTGGTGCTGGTGGACGAGACCCAGCACCTCCTGGGCGTGGTGTCCCTCTCTGACATCCTTCAGGCACTGGTGCTCAGCCCTGCTGGCATCGATGCTCTCGGTGCCTGA